A genomic segment from Phragmites australis chromosome 6, lpPhrAust1.1, whole genome shotgun sequence encodes:
- the LOC133921029 gene encoding translation initiation factor IF3-4, chloroplastic-like, with the protein MVGVAAGFAFAPAVSRVPYRHAAVHSSATSSSVWFPARPWRRARARARLVVVARYSSSFESEEEEDEEGLGGGGGWGRRDRGPDPDYDPALDIEQIESSTVRLLDEQKRMVGVVSVSEAVQIADDNDLILAILSLDGDPPVLRLFEEKEYKKHRYEQQKKKKIQQKRSVAKRMGLKELKMGYNIDIHDYSVRLKAARKFLKAGDKVKIMVNLKGRQNLYKKEAIELIRRFQNDVGELATEESKNFAERNIYVIMVPNKAAIQKEQDELNKKDKEVKDRAEDQSNGDGPLTEQLEQSKEPEAEVSANV; encoded by the exons ATGGTCGGCGTCGCCGCCGGATTCGCCTTCGCGCCGGCCGTGTCCCGCGTCCCTTACAGGCACGCCGCCGTCCACTCCTCGGCCACGTCATCGTCGGTGTGGTTCCCGGCTAGGCCGTGGAGGCGGGcccgggcgcgggcgcggctcGTCGTGGTCGCGCGGTACTCGTCCTCCTTCgagagcgaggaggaggaggacgaggaggggctcggcggcggcggtgggtggGGGAGGAGGGACCGCGGCCCCGACCCCGACTACGACCCCGCCCTCGACATCGAGCAAATCGA GTCCTCGACTGTTAGGCTGTTGGATGAACAGAAAAGAATG GTTGGTGTGGTTTCTGTAAGCGAGGCTGTTCAAATTGCAGATGACAATGATCTTATACTG GCGATATTATCTCTGGATGGAGATCCTCCAGTATTACGACTCTTTGAAGAGAAGGAATACAA AAAACACAGGTATGAacaacagaagaagaagaaaattcagCAGAAAAGATCTGTTG CAAAACGCATGGGCTTGAAGGAGCTGAAAATGGG GTACAACATTGATATTCATGATTACAGTGTGAGGCTTAAAGCTGCAAGGAAGTTTCTTAAAGCTGGTGACAAG GTTAAGATAATGGTGAACTTGAAAGGACGGCAAAACTTGTATAAAAAAGAGGCGATTGAACTTATTAGAAGATTCCAAAATGATGTTGGTGAG CTAGCGACAGAAGAAAGTAAAAATTTCGCAGAGAGGAATATATATGTGATTATGGTGCCCAATAAGGCAGCTATACAGAAAGAGCAGGACGAGTTGAACAAAAAGGATAAAGAAGTGAAGGACCGAGCAGAGGACCAATCAAACGGTGATGGACCTCTGACTGAACAACTGGAGCAAAGTAAGGAGCCTGAGGCAGAAGTCTCAGCAAATGTTTGA
- the LOC133921030 gene encoding uncharacterized protein LOC133921030: MDACEIRAPGAVLLQKSELPAEKNYTNGRSDTAVRRKVAAMPAAAPTTPRRHPSPNAGRASSPVPAGSQAKRSQSTERRSATPSRPSSGGSRPITPSRISAPASPSSAPSSPSSSSSSSSTPVRDAVSETQSAPRRLSGGRAPDGLWPSMRSLSSSFQLESKGKRISSSSSADQAKTRVATSADRKRSPLRGRAAPEQSENPHAKVIDHHRWPAMMSGRVSASAMSKSVDLTDKISRSAQPSVPSRGVSPKRTPMSSAANALSRSIDLADKIDRLVSLSVSSRGGSPASNGTNDVSKSISVGKDVKPASFAIPSRRVSPIRTATSDGTRALLESMNLTEKDNSTLSSSVSSPSISPSASISSVSNTTSQTTTKSTDRLNGPISTPSSSRGLSPRRTTSGGTDTISKNFDFPEKDRRPASSSASLRGISPRRRLASGVNDIVKNTDFAEKDSRVVSSSMPSQGVSPRRRLASDGVDTISRSTDFSEKVNRLSTSSSASRGISPRRRLASDSISAVSKGMNFADKANRPSTSSAASRGISQRTQLASDGVGNISKGLDIADRHDRPSTSSAALRGMSPRRRLTSDASNAISERINFTEKDARTVSSSVAPRGVSQLRRLASDGVETLSKSMDLAEKDTRPTTSSAALRGFSPRRRLASDGVNVISKSMDLAENSIKSATTLAAARGVSPRRRLASDGVDSMSKSTNFTEKGVRSLTSSMASRGLSPRRQLASDGANAVLKSTDFADKDYRPSTSSAALRGTSPRSRVVSNAISKSMNFAEKDSRPSTSSSASRGTMQSGRSKSDSVSVLSKDMDITDKDSAQPISSAVSGWASDSRLGGAGALVKGIDITEKFVAALQDGGDGDDPGRTDSTDIGTGATSLSIASQERSLTRPVSDGNKTTSENVDSTLKGNGAISVKVPSRGTSPRRRLASDGIDAISKSMDFAEKDKKPMTKSVPSRGMSPRRTVRSDSANVMSKSMDFSDKCNGPISSLVPSRVVSTRRILGPDGANAMSRSMDLTIKSRQQISSTVQPSRASPRKTPLAYNRVKDPELLSGDAESPGSANGNESQEENAGSEAPSNISEKIAPPKRLARTSSSPSRVLIRPSSPCNASSTSSFASRRLPSPSRTRPSTPVSPCSSGRSDSASSIFSYISDATRGKKSPSHMEDTHQLRLLYNRNLQWCFTNAYVDEMLSIQKMSAETMLYSVWDANSRMCDSMVMKRSYVQKLRQEVKLGIVLKEQMDYLDHWAALQTEHSSSLYSATEALRASTLRLPVTGGAKADVLTVKNAVSSAVDIMQAMGSSICHLLSKLQATLSLVTELSAVAAKESTLLNEYRELLATAAARQVQESSLRTQLIQQTE; the protein is encoded by the exons ATGGACGCCTGCGAAATCCGGGCGCCAGGGGCAGTGCTGCTGCAGAAATCTGAGCTGCCGGCGGAGAAGAATTATACGAATGGCCGCAGCGATACCGCAGTGAGGCGCAAGGTGGCGGCGATGCCGGCAGCGGCACCTACTACTCCGAGGAGGCACCCGTCGCCGAATGCCGGCCGAGCGTCGTCCCCGGTGCCGGCTGGGTCACAGGCGAAGAGGTCCCAGTCCACCGAACGGCGGTCGGCAACTCCGTCAAGGCCGTCTTCAGGCGGCTCGAGGCCGATTACCCCGTCCAGGATCTCTGCGCCGGCGTCGCCGTCGTCTGCTCCTTCCAGcccttcctcctcatcctccagcTCGTCGACGCCGGTGCGTGATGCCGTCTCGGAGACGCAAAGTGCTCCGAGGAGGTTGTCCGGTGGCCGGGCTCCTGATGGGTTGTGGCCTTCAATGCGGAGTCTATCTTCTTCTTTCCAGCTCGAATCAAAGGGGAAAAGGATTAGTAGTAGCTCTTCAGCAGATCAGGCCAAGACGAGGGTTGCAACATCAGCTGACAGGAAGAGGAGCCCGTTGAGAGGGAGGGCTGCCCCTGAGCAGTCAGAGAATCCGCACGCAAAGGTGATTGATCACCATCGCTGGCCTGCTATGATGAGTGGCAGGGTGTCTGCAAGTGCAATGTCGAAGAGCGTGGATCTCACTGATAAGATCAGTAGGTCTGCTCAACCATCGGTTCCATCACGTGGGGTTTCACCGAAGAGAACACCGATGTCCTCCGCTGCAAATGCCTTGTCAAGAAGTATCGACCTTGCTGATAAAATCGACCGATTGGTCTCTTTGTCGGTTTCATCACGAGGGGGGTCACCTGCTTCCAACGGCACAAATGATGTCTCTAAAAGCATCAGTGTTGGTAAAGATGTCAAACCTGCATCCTTTGCAATTCCATCAAGAAGGGTTTCACCAATAAGAACAGCTACATCAGATGGTACTAGGGCCCTATTAGAGAGCATGAATCTTACTGAGAAAGATAACAGCACACTCTCCTCGTCAGTTTCATCACCCAGTATTTCACCAAGTGCATCAATATCTAGTGTGTCCAATACTACATCACAGACTACTACAAAATCTACTGACAGACTTAATGGACCCATTTCAACCCCATCTTCATCAAGAGGACTTTCACCTAGAAGAACAACTTCTGGTGGCACTGATACTATATCTAAAAACtttgatttccctgaaaaagaTAGGAGACCAGCCTCCTCATCAGCTTCATTAAGAGGGATTTCACCAAGACGGCGACTTGCCTCTGGGGTTAATGATATTGTGAAAAATACGGATTTTGCTGAAAAGGATAGCAGAGTAGTCAGCTCGTCAATGCCATCTCAAGGGGTTTCTCCTAGGAGGAGACTTGCCTCTGATGGTGTTGATACTATATCAAGGAGCACCGATTTTTCTGAAAAGGTTAACAGACTGTCCACCTCATCATCTGCATCGCGTGGGATTTCTCCACGAAGAAGGCTTGCTTCTGATAGCATCAGTGCTGTATCAAAAGGCATGAACTTTGCTGATAAAGCTAACAGACCATCAACCTCTTCAGCTGCATCACGTGGGATTTCACAAAGAACTCAATTAGCATCTGATGGAGTTGGCAATATATCAAAAGGCTTAGATATCGCTGATAGACATGACAGACCATCAACCTCGTCTGCTGCATTACGAGGTATGTCACCACGACGTAGGCTCACATCTGATGCAAGCAATGCCATTTCAGAAAGAATCAACTTCACTGAAAAGGATGCCAGAACTGTATCCTCTTCAGTTGCTCCTAGAGGGGTCTCACAATTAAGACGACTTGCCTCTGATGGTGTTGAAACTTTATCAAAGAGTATGGATCTAGCTGAGAAAGATACCAGACCTACCACCTCGTCAGCTGCATTGCGAGGGTTTTCACCAAGAAGACGTCTTGCCTCAGATGGTGTCAATGTGATATCAAAGAGCATGGATCTTGCTGAAAACAGTATTAAATCCGCCACCACTTTAGCTGCAGCACGGGGAGTTTCACCAAGAAGACGGCTTGCCTCTGACGGTGTAGATTCTATGTCAAAGAGCACAAATTTTACTGAAAAAGGTGTTAGATCTTTAACCTCGTCAATGGCATCACGAGGCCTTTCACCAAGAAGACAACTAGCCTCTGATGGTGCCAATGCAGTATTGAAAAGCACAGATTTTGCTGATAAAGACTACAGACCATCTACCTCATCAGCTGCATTACGAGGGACTTCACCCAGAAGCAGGGTTGTCTCTAATGCCATATCAAAAAGCATGAATTTTGCTGAAAAAGATAGCAGACCGTCCACCTCATCAAGTGCATCGCGTGGGACTATGCAGAGTGGCAGGTCCAAATCTGATAGTGTTAGTGTTCTATCAAAAGACATGGATATTACAGATAAAGATAGTGCACAGCCTATCTCATCAGCTGTGTCTGGTTGGGCTTCAGACAGTAGACTTGGCGGGGCTGGTGCTCTGGTTAAAGGCATAGATATTACTGAGAAATTTGTTGCAGCACTGCaagatggtggtgatggtgacGATCCAGGAAGAACGGATTCTACTGACATCGGTACAGGTGCAACCTCGTTGTCCATTGCATCACAAGAGAGATCACTGACTAGACCTGTCTCTGATGGCAATAAGACTACGTCAGAGAATGTTGATTCAACTCTAAAAGGTAATGGAGCAATATCGGTGAAGGTTCCATCTCGAGGAACTTCTCCAAGAAGGCGACTTGCTTCTGATGGCATAGATGCTATATCTAAAAGCATGGATTTTGCTGAGAAAGACAAGAAACCCATGACAAAATCAGTTCCATCACGTGGAATGTCACCAAGAAGAACTGTGAGATCTGATAGTGCTAATGTAATGTCAAAAAGCATGGATTTTTCTGATAAATGTAATGGACCGATATCTTCATTAGTACCTTCACGAGTGGTTTCTACAAGAAGAATACTGGGACCAGATGGTGCTAATGCCATGTCAAGAAGCATGGATCTGACTATTAAAAGCAGACAGCAAATCTCTTCAACTGTGCAACCATCCAGAGCTTCACCAAGGAAAACACCTCTTGCTTATAACAGAGTAAAAGACCCTGAACTTTTGTCAGGTGATGCTGAGAGCCCTGGTTCTGCCAATGGAAATGAAAGTCAAGAGGAGAATGCTGGTTCTGAGGCGCCTTCAAATATTTCAGAAAAAATTGCACCTCCAAAGCGGTTGGCTAGGACATCGTCTTCACCATCACGTGTTCTGATACGCCCTTCATCACCATGCAATGcttcatcaacatcatcatTTGCCTCTAGGAGGTTGCCAAGCCCATCAAGGACGAGACCCTCAACACCTGTCTCACCATGTAGTTCTGGTAGATCTGATTCTGCCTCTTCTATTTTTAGCTACATCAGTGATGCTACAAGAGGGAAGAAGAGCCCCAGCCACATGGAAGATACCCATCAGTTGCGCCTCCTATATAATAGGAACTTGCAATGGTGTTTTACAAATGCTTATGTTGATGAGATGCTGTCCATACAGAAGATGAGTGCTGAG ACTATGCTCTACAGTGTATGGGATGCTAACTCAAGGATGTGTGACTCTATGGTTATGAAAAGGAGCTATGTACAAAAACTAAGGCAAGAGGTCAAATTGGGAATAGTGTTAAAAGAGCAA ATGGATTACCTGGATCACTGGGCAGCGTTGCAAACAGAGCATTCTTCTTCTTTATACAGCGCAACTGAAGCTCTTAGAGCAAGCACATTGCGTCTTCCAGTTACAGGAGGAGCTAAG GCTGACGTACTTACTGTTAAGAATGCTGTCAGTTCAGCAGTTGACATTATGCAAGCAATGGGGTCATCCATTTGCCATTTGCTATCAAAG TTACAGGCTACGCTCTCTCTGGTTACAGAACTTTCAGCTGTTGCTGCTAAAGAAAGTACCTTGCTTAATGAGTACAGAGAACTCttagcaacagcagcagcacgaCAG GTTCAAGAGTCCAGCCTAAGGACACAACTCATACAACAAACAGAGTGA
- the LOC133921032 gene encoding protein HEADING DATE REPRESSOR 1-like isoform X2 yields the protein MEEEPAPAEPPRIFWKLRRRSANGRSLQQEPDKEATEEANEQAQEESMKIDDATETTAITADDVQLDPKANLSEKRKALFEPLEPVNGKRSSAEMLLPPPDFEPASYPKGWLVGKKRKLVNVDVVESMRRIAIQEMNRKVHDLSNGLPLHISMLLCSMKCYYFWTVRSMD from the exons ATGGAGGAGGAGCCCGCTCCCGCTGAGCCCCCAAGGATTTTCTGGAAGTTGAGGAGGAGATCAG CCAATGGCCGGAGCTTGCAACAAGAACCTGACAAAGAGGCTACTGAAGAAGCGAATGAGCAGGCTCAAGAAGAATCTATGAAGATCGACGATGCAACTGAGACAACAGCTATTACAGCCGATGATGTTCAGTTGGACCCAAAAGCTAACTTATCTGAGAAGCGAAAGGCACTCTTTGAGCCTCTGGAGCCTGTCAACGGCAAGCGCAGCTCCGCTGAAATGCTGCTTCCACCACCAGACTTTGAGCCCGCCTCATATCCTAAGGGATGGTTGGTGGGCAAGAAACGCAAGCTCGTCAATGTCGACGTTGTGGAGAGCATGAGGAGGATTGCAATCCAAGAGATGAACAGAAAGGTTCATGATCTTTCTAATGGTTTGCCGCTGCATATTAGCATGTTATTGTGCAGCATGAAATGCTATTATTTCTG GACCGTGAGATCAATGGACTGA
- the LOC133921032 gene encoding protein HEADING DATE REPRESSOR 1-like isoform X1 yields the protein MEEEPAPAEPPRIFWKLRRRSANGRSLQQEPDKEATEEANEQAQEESMKIDDATETTAITADDVQLDPKANLSEKRKALFEPLEPVNGKRSSAEMLLPPPDFEPASYPKGWLVGKKRKLVNVDVVESMRRIAIQEMNRKDREINGLNEQLEEDSRVLELLQKQLADERKKRADIEKENSMLHEQVSMLMNMLDENEGFDEEGEAPPPDSFD from the exons ATGGAGGAGGAGCCCGCTCCCGCTGAGCCCCCAAGGATTTTCTGGAAGTTGAGGAGGAGATCAG CCAATGGCCGGAGCTTGCAACAAGAACCTGACAAAGAGGCTACTGAAGAAGCGAATGAGCAGGCTCAAGAAGAATCTATGAAGATCGACGATGCAACTGAGACAACAGCTATTACAGCCGATGATGTTCAGTTGGACCCAAAAGCTAACTTATCTGAGAAGCGAAAGGCACTCTTTGAGCCTCTGGAGCCTGTCAACGGCAAGCGCAGCTCCGCTGAAATGCTGCTTCCACCACCAGACTTTGAGCCCGCCTCATATCCTAAGGGATGGTTGGTGGGCAAGAAACGCAAGCTCGTCAATGTCGACGTTGTGGAGAGCATGAGGAGGATTGCAATCCAAGAGATGAACAGAAAG GACCGTGAGATCAATGGACTGAACGAGCAGCTAGAGGAAGACTCCCGCGTGCTCGAGCTTCTCCAGAAGCAGCTCGCGGATGAACGCAAGAAGCGGGCAGATATAGAGAAGGAGAACTCTATGCTTCACGAGCAGGTGTCCATGCTGATGAACATGCTCGACGAAAATGAGGGCTTCGACGAGGAAGGAGAAGCTCCACCTCCCGATTCCTTCGATTAA